One region of Centropristis striata isolate RG_2023a ecotype Rhode Island chromosome 3, C.striata_1.0, whole genome shotgun sequence genomic DNA includes:
- the smarcd1 gene encoding SWI/SNF-related matrix-associated actin-dependent regulator of chromatin subfamily D member 1: MAARGGFQSAPTGGGGGAMGPGPPVQGAGPGMGPGTPSGRMVPSSAAQNHMYRSPMPGPGYPRPGMPPSSRMTPQGPAMGPPGYGNSPVSRPVMPGVMDPSRKRPAPQQIQQVQQQNRNQHTKKKKMADKILPQRIRELVPESQAYMDLLAFERKLDQTIMRKRLDIQEALKRPIKQKRKLRIFISNTFNPAKPDAEDGEGTVASWELRVEGRLLEDTAVSKYEATKQKRKFSSFFKSLVIELDKDLYGPDNHLVEWHRTATTQETDGFQVKRPGDVGVRCTVLLMLDYQPPQFKLDPRLARMLGIHTQTRPVIIQALWQYVKTHKLQDPHEREFINCDKYLQQIFETQRMKFSEIPQRLHALLMPPEPIIINHVISVDPNDQKKTACYDIDVEVDDTLKTQMNSFLLSTASQQEIAGLDNKIHETIETINQLKTQREFMLSFARDPQGFINDWLQSQCRDLKTMTDVVGNPEEERRAEFYYQPWAQEAVCRYFYSKVQQRRQELETALGIRNT, encoded by the exons ATGGCGGCCAGAGGGGGGTTTCAGTCGGCACCAAcgggaggtggtggtggagcaATGGGACCTGGACCTCCGGTACAGGGCGCAGGACCAGGCATGGGCCCGGGGACTCCTTCTGGCAGGATGGTGCCGTCGTCGGCCGCGCAGAACCACATGTACCGCTCCCCGATGCCCGGGCCTGGGTACCCG AGACCGGGCATGCCTCCATCCAGCCGCATGACCCCACAGGGACCAGCCATGGGCCCACCAGGATACGGCAACAGCCCAGTGTCTCGCCCTGTGATGCCTGGCGTGATGGACCCGTCTCGCAAGAGGCCTGCCCCCCAACAGATCCAGCAGGTTCAGCAGCAGAACCGCAACCAGCA cacaaagaagaagaagatggctGATAAAATTCTACCTCAGAGG ATCAGGGAACTGGTCCCAGAGTCTCAGGCTTACATGGATCTGCTGGCTTTTGAGAGGAAGCTGGATCAGACCATCATGCGCAAGAGGCTGGACATTCAGGAGGCCCTCAAGAGGCCCATCAAG CAAAAGCGAAAGCTTCGGATCTTCATATCAAACACCTTCAACCCTGCCAAGCCAGATGCTGAGGATGGAGAAGGCACAGTTGCATCATGGGAGCTACGTGTGGAGGGGCGTCTACTTGAAGAT ACGGCCGTGTCCAAGTATGAAGCCACCAAACAGAAGCGGAAGTTCTCTTCTTTCTTCAAGTCTCTGGTGATTGAGTTGGACAAGGACCTATATGGTCCAGATAATCACCTTGTGGAA TGGCACAGGACTGCCACCACCCAGGAGACTGATGGTTTCCAGGTGAAGAGGCCCGGTGATGTGGGTGTTCGCTGCACCGTCCTGCTTATGCTCGACTACCAG CCCCCTCAGTTCAAGCTGGACCCGCGGCTGGCTCGTATGCTGGGTATCCACACCCAGACCAGACCTGTCATCATTCAGGCCCTGTGGCAGTACGTCAAGACCCACAAACTCCAAGACCCTCATGAGCGCGAGTTTATCAACTGTGACAAATACCTGCAGCAG ATCTTTGAGACTCAGCGAATGAAGTTCTCTGAGATCCCGCAGCGCTTGCATGCACTCCTGATGCCCCCAGAGCCAATCATCATCAACCATGTGATCAG TGTGGACCctaatgaccaaaagaagactgCTTGCTATGACATTGATGTGGAGGTGGACGACACACTGAAAACCCAGATGAACTCTTTCCTGCTCTCCACTGCCAGCCAGCAGGAAATAGCAGGACTGGATAACAAG ATCCATGAAACCATTGAGACGATTAACCAGCTGAAGACCCAGAGAGAGTTCATGCTGAGTTTTGCCAGAGATCCTCAGGGCTTTATCAACGACTGGCTTCAGTCCCAGTGCAGAGACCTCAAG ACCATGACGGACGTGGTAGGAAACCCAGAAGAAGAGCGAAGAGCAGAGTTTTACTACCAGCCGTGGGCTCAGGAGGCAGTCTGTCGCTACTTCTACTCCAAG GTCCAGCAGAGGCGACAGGAGCTGGAGACGGCGCTCGGCATCAGGAACACCTAA